The Pirellulales bacterium genome window below encodes:
- a CDS encoding type II toxin-antitoxin system PemK/MazF family toxin, whose amino-acid sequence MASILLAQRGEIYYCYLDPVFGREMGGYKPRPVVVLSINDINRKLSLATVVPGTSADGKPSHFRNIVVVPSSADNGLQKETIFMCHQLRAIDMGRFTSKRVGVLSSRDLQRVEEAIKFNLGLL is encoded by the coding sequence ATGGCATCAATACTGCTTGCCCAGCGCGGTGAAATCTACTACTGCTATCTCGACCCTGTATTCGGTCGAGAGATGGGCGGGTATAAGCCCCGACCGGTGGTGGTCTTGTCGATCAACGACATCAATCGGAAACTGTCGCTTGCCACCGTGGTGCCGGGAACGAGCGCGGACGGAAAACCGTCTCACTTCCGTAATATCGTGGTAGTCCCTTCCAGTGCCGATAACGGCCTCCAAAAAGAAACCATTTTTATGTGCCACCAGCTTCGCGCAATCGACATGGGCCGGTTCACCTCGAAGCGTGTTGGGGTATTGTCATCGCGCGATCTTCAGCGCGTAGAGGAAGCAATAAAATTCAACCTGGGCCTCCTTTAG